A segment of the Panicum hallii strain FIL2 chromosome 1, PHallii_v3.1, whole genome shotgun sequence genome:
GCTGATGGAGTCCTGCCCCGGATTAAACGAAGGTGGTCGTTGAAAAGAAGGTGATTTTTGAGGAACAGATTCAACAGATCACAAGTTCAGGTGTACCATTGTTAGTCTAAGCAGCGCCCACATGAACAGACAAGGCGTCAAGACGACAAAACCCAAAATCCACAGCACATTTTTCAACTTATGAGCGGTTTGTTGTTCAAATTACACACGCACACACAGGGAACGGCAGCGAGTGAGGATCAGATGTATACGCGGCGATTCAAGAGGAGCCAGGAGCAGGGATTCGAGAAGAAGGGTGGGTGATTAACCGGCCATGTAGCTTCCAATTTCAATTCGCGGCTGTCGCCGTCGCTGTAGCCATTGGAGCTGCTGCAGCTGGTGCTGGTGCCCCCGAGGACGGTGGCGTCGGGGACGATATGGACAATGCCGACACCGAGGTGTTGCCGTTGCTGGCCACGTGGCTGGGCGGCACGACGGTGATGGTCTTCGtggaggtggcgctcgtcgTCGGCCGCAGCGCCCGCATGGGGCTCGCCAGCGCCCACGCCCAGCTCCGGTGGCTCCGGCCGCCGGACTTCCTCGTGCCGCTGCCGACGCCGCCGGTCGCGCCCTCGGCCGCGGAGAGCCAGTAGGAGGATGACGCGGGGCCCAGGCCGCCGAAGAACCCCGCGCACTTGATCCGGTGCTGGTGCTCGTAcacgtcgtcctcctcctcgtcgtcgtccgcgccggcgccggcgccgccgaggtGGCCgagcgctccgccgccgccgcgcatctTGTGGGGCTTGGGCTCGCGGTGGGACTCTACGCGCCTGAGTGTGCAGTCGCCGAAGCCGTTGGAGAGGCGCTCCAGGAAGTCGCCGGAGAAGCTGcggctgccgcagcccacggaGCGCGAGCGCGCCACCTTCCGGCCGAAGGACGAGGACGACGACACCTGGCTCTGGCTGGGGCTCTCGGGCTCGCCGATGGCCTCCAGCGTCCGCCCCAGGGTGGaggacgccgccgccccgccgcgcggctGCTGGTCCTGCGCGCCCGCGTTCGCCCTGGACGCCCACGCCGCGGACGCCACGGACACCGACTTCCgcctcgcggcggcggcgcccccgcTGGCGGCGTACGGCGCGGCGGCCTGGTGCGCGTACGCGGACGAGGACGAGAGGTAGAGGAAGGACCAGAAGCTCTTCTTGCGCGGGCTCTCGGCCGCCAGCGACGACGCCGACGAGTAGGGGAACTGCTCCTCGGGCCTGGGCGCCACGGACTTGCTCCGCTTgagcccgccgccccccgcggaGAGCGCCGCGGAGGCcgacgaggaggacgaggacgaggacgagggCGTCTTCTTGCGGTGGAAAGATATGAACTTGCGCGAGGCGGCGGacgggcggagcggcggcgggggctcgggcgcgcggcggAAGGAGGGCGGCGACGACGGGGACCCCGAGGGCGGCGGGTGGCCGCCGAGCGGGAAGAAGGGGCTGGACTTGGAGGAGGACACGAGGCGTCCCAGCTTCTCCTGCAGGCAGAAGGCGCATACCCCCCCGCCGGcgacggccgcggccgccgcggcgctgcCGGGGCGGTAGGGGTGCTCGCTGCAGTACTGGATGccgtccagcgccgccgccgccccggcctggCCGTCGTCCTGTTCCGCGGCCCCCGCCGCGTGCTTCTCCCCCATGCTTCCACTACTTCCTTGTTCCTCTGGCGCGTGGTTGCTTGCTTGGATGCAGGAGGATCTAGCCTTCGGCTACAGCGCAGCCATGCGCGGCACAGAGAAGCTAGTGGGTGGCGGCGAGCTGGAAGAGATGAGACGATTGATCCCCGGCATTAACCGGTGGATCTTCCCTGGCGCTGGATGTGACCGATTTGCCTCCACCACTGGGCGCGCGCCCCCGATTCCCTCCGCTGTTTGTACAACCAACACCCAGGCTCGAGCCGAGTACTAGACCCTCAGGAGAGAGAGGAGCAGCAGCTGTACTAGACCCTCACTgcagctgcagcctgcagggggggggggggggtggggggactAACGAGAGGAGGCTGTGGTGATGGGTCTCGCCTCCCTCACCTCAGCTCCTCTTGTGTTTGTCCGTGTCCGCGCGGGTAGCCGGGTAGGGAGGACCGGAGGAGAGCTACGGAGGCGCGACCTTCTGGGGAGTCGGGCGGGACGGGGCGCCATCCATGATCCATCCCGTTCGGGTTTCGCGGGAACGGGGGGGTTGGGTTTGTTTAATGCGGGCCGGGAATACGAGGCAAGGCCCGGTGGGCGTGGGGTGCGGTGCCCGAGCAGGATGCCACGTGGGGAAGGGGCGCGCCTCTCCTCCTTTTCACGCGCCTCTCCCTCCTTGTTCTTGTACGTGCACTGCACTACGCACGTTGCATACGTACACGATTACACGAACCTGTACTCGAGTGGGCTCCACGACGGCGCAGCACACGGTTGTCCCTCCGAACGACAACGAGGCATCCTAAAAGGAAAATGAGAAACGCGAATTTTTGCGGCTTATCTGTGAGGCTGAGTTCACGACACATctgcgatcgatcgatcgagtgGGCAATGGGTGCTACCACCGTGTCAGTTGTCAGCATGTTGGTGGTTGTGGCATCGACGGCGGTACACGGTACACTCAGTGGGTACACTACACGGCCCACGCCCGCGGAGGCGTTGTTCGTACGTACACTTGTACAGAGGCGCACAGGCCGCGTACGGTCTCGCCCCATGCCGCAGTGCATACGGGGCTCAGAGCAGGCTTTTCTGCTCCCGCTCTGGTCCACCTGCGCCCCTCTCACACAGCGACCACCCCccaccgccgtccgccgcccagCGTGCTATGCCCCACGGGCATGGCGTCCCATGCCCATGTTCCCGTGGGTGGTGGTGGGCTGCGACGCCGGCCGCATGCATGTGCCGCGACCACGAGCGCGGCGACGCGCGCCTAGCCAGCCAGCCTGAGCCTGCCGAGGCGTGGCTCCGCGCCCCCGGCAAATCCGTTCCCCTCCCCGCTCGCTGCTCGCTGCACAAGACCTACGAATCCCAAATTCTGTTCCGTGATCCGCCTGGAAGCGACGTCTCCTGTAGCTTCGTAGCGTTCTTCGGCATCTAGTTGATGATGAAGGATTAGCACTGGCGTTAGATGTACAGCGAGCGAGCACCTAGTTCTGGCCGATGCTGCTAGCAGCCATGGCGGCAAGACAGCTACGCTAGCTGGGCCGAATCCATGTTCCGGTAAATAAACAGTCTGTCTATGAAAACAGCTAGTGGTATCCTTTCACCCTTTTTGATCGGGGAATGCTTTGACTTCTGGTTACCACCCTTCGGCCGGCGAGACATatgcgtgcgcgcgcgcgtgtgtgtgtgtgtgagagagagagagagagagagagagagagagagagagagagagagagagagagagagagagagagagagagagagagagagagagagagatgatgGGTCCGAGGAGTCGGTCAGTCCCGTCCCCACAAGAGGAGCTCAGTCGGCCCACCGGTCCACCCAGAAGCTGGGCTACGGCCCATTTTCTTCCCCTAGCGCGCAgggagtttttttaaaaaagggataaaaaaaaacaaaattcgaaaaaggggtgccagttggagaaatttagggaaatgggtgcctcccgcccgctgggagAGCGGAaagaggcatcccgcccaaccatagggcgggatgctcaaaaaaaatttccaaggacctcttcgcgaataaaaaaactttttttattcgcgaagtgGTCCCTggcaggcctcccgcccggccactgggcgggatgcctcccgcccggcaactgggcgggatgcctcccggtgcactgttatttcatgtgtatgtgttttctggcttccaaaattcgtaacaattcacagaaaaatccaaaaatagcaaaactagttttgttagaaagtagatttcaaactctataacttttgttaatggagtttagtttgaaacaaaatacttttactcctattttaaaactaagattaaggaaagtttatgcataactttaggatttcatgctttgttgtttatgaagtttggtatgactattctataaactctaggtacctttgtgcaaagtttcaaactcaaatttgatgtaaatttaacttcttttgtcttgaatttttcaaatttgaaatgttaactaaacctaattataacccttttctaattaaaatctattgttattctctaatgtgatattatttaatatctaatatatagtcaaagttctaaaacctataaagttctaaaacctataatcttatgctcctggtccatttttgttatattttttcttagattatttgtttcagaaactatttgaaattcagaattttttcaaatataagattcattcgccatactcttatgtatgcacataaaattttaattcaattttccaaagaagattacggtatcgaaaactcgtacgaagatagttaaacgataacgtttgcaacgtagaatctaaatattacgatagtacaatacatgaagccatttaaaataaaataatatgataatgaacattacaaatattacaaatacatgaatccaaatattgtgtcttcagtcaatgcggcaaatattacaaatacgtatctaggtctgatagaatctcaacgcagcaaatattacatatgagcaaacaacgtttaaataaaattacaactaaatgatgcctgatgacgtactagcactcgatcggcgacgtctcccacttcttgatgcaaccggaggtcttccatctgtagcatcacctgtagggccagcttcagcacaactggggccagcatcattggttggacaacgtttatacgtgtgtccaatctgattacatgcactgcagcgttgtatcctcggacggagctctgactcatccatatcattacgaatacgccgtgactgacggcgtcctctcttaacccgtgatgatcttgggtctggaatatagataacaggattcgctgtctcagtgaacgatccaaccaa
Coding sequences within it:
- the LOC112900798 gene encoding mediator of RNA polymerase II transcription subunit 1-like; the encoded protein is MGEKHAAGAAEQDDGQAGAAAALDGIQYCSEHPYRPGSAAAAAAVAGGGVCAFCLQEKLGRLVSSSKSSPFFPLGGHPPPSGSPSSPPSFRRAPEPPPPLRPSAASRKFISFHRKKTPSSSSSSSSSASAALSAGGGGLKRSKSVAPRPEEQFPYSSASSLAAESPRKKSFWSFLYLSSSSAYAHQAAAPYAASGGAAAARRKSVSVASAAWASRANAGAQDQQPRGGAAASSTLGRTLEAIGEPESPSQSQVSSSSSFGRKVARSRSVGCGSRSFSGDFLERLSNGFGDCTLRRVESHREPKPHKMRGGGGALGHLGGAGAGADDDEEEDDVYEHQHRIKCAGFFGGLGPASSSYWLSAAEGATGGVGSGTRKSGGRSHRSWAWALASPMRALRPTTSATSTKTITVVPPSHVASNGNTSVSALSISSPTPPSSGAPAPAAAAPMATATATAAN